In Juglans microcarpa x Juglans regia isolate MS1-56 chromosome 4S, Jm3101_v1.0, whole genome shotgun sequence, a single window of DNA contains:
- the LOC121263588 gene encoding pentatricopeptide repeat-containing protein At2g20540 has translation MATRTSAFVIRELEDLFVPMLRHCVDMVGLKKIQAQVVKLSLSQSNFLLTKMVDVCDNNGNIEYARLLFNQVVEPNGFLYNAMIRAYTHNHKYGVAITLYQKMLRHRQAENPILPDKFTFPFVFKCCAGLLYHFLGQQVHAQLCKFGPMSLLIIENALIDMYTKCGNLIDAHKVLECMTERDAISWNSLLSGHVRVGQMRKAKAMFEDMPNKTIVSWTTMISGYARIGCHADALNVFHQMQVVGIEPDEISIVSVLPACAQLGALEIGKWIHMYADKNRLSRKTNICNALIEMYAKCGCIDQAWQLFEKMVDRDVISWSTMLGGLANHGKAREAIKLFQDMQRAKVQPNGITFLGILSTCTHAGLWDEGLKYFDSMRKCYHIEPEIEHYGCLVDLLGRSGRLVQALDTIEKMPMKPDSKIWGSLLSSCRTHCNLEIASIAMEHLLEFEPDDTGNYVLLSNIYADLGKWEGVSRMRKLIRSKSMKKMPGCSSIEVNNVVHEFISGDDSKPFSKDIFRMLELLAFHHDRTDDIIEVAREDISRQLY, from the coding sequence ATGGCAACGAGAACCAGCGCCTTTGTCATTAGAGAATTGGAAGATCTTTTCGTGCCCATGTTGCGACATTGCGTCGACATGGTGGGATTGAAAAAAATCCAAGCCCAAGTCGTGAAGTTATCACTGTCACAGAGCAACTTCTTGCTCACAAAAATGGTGGATGTGTGTGACAACAACGGGAATATAGAGTATGCTAGGTTGCTCTTCAATCAAGTGGTTGAACCAAATGGGTTTTTGTACAATGCAATGATCCGAGCTTACACACACAATCATAAATATGGTGTAGCAATCACTCTGTACCAGAAAATGCTAAGACATCGACAAgctgaaaatccaattttgccTGACAAATTCACATTCCCATTTGTGTTTAAGTGCTGTGCAGGGCTTTTGTATCATTTTCTAGGTCAGCAGGTCCATGCTCAGCTATGTAAGTTTGGGCCAATGTCCCTTTTAATAATAGAGAATGCACTAATAGATATGTATACTAAGTGTGGTAATTTGATAGATGCACATAAGGTGCTTGAGTGCATGACTGAAAGAGATGCCATTTCTTGGAATAGCCTACTTTCTGGGCATGTCAGGGTGGGACAGATGAGAAAGGCGAAGGCAATGTTTGAGGATATGCCAAACAAGACTATTGTCTCTTGGACGACGATGATATCGGGTTATGCTCGAATTGGGTGCCATGCGGATGCATTGAATGTTTTTCACCAAATGCAAGTGGTAGGTATTGAACCTGATGAGATAAGTATAGTCTCTGTTTTGCCGGCATGCGCGCAGCTTGGAGCTCTTGAGATTGGTAAATGGATACACATGTACGCAGATAAGAACAGGCTTTCTCGTAAGACTAATATCTGTAACGCCCTGATTGAAATGTACGCAAAATGTGGTTGTATTGATCAGGCATGGCAGTTGTTTGAGAAAATGGTGGATAGGGATGTGATATCTTGGAGTACCATGCTTGGGGGGCTAGCAAATCACGGGAAAGCTCGCGAAGCAATTAAGCTCTTTCAAGATATGCAGAGAGCAAAGGTACAACCGAATGGTATTACTTTTCTTGGTATATTATCAACCTGCACCCATGCTGGTTTGTGGGATGAGGGATTGAAGTATTTCGATTCCATGAGAAAATGCTACCATATAGAACCAGAGATTGAACATTATGGTTGTTTAGTCGATCTTCTTGGACGCTCAGGGCGCCTTGTTCAGGCTCTTGACACAATAGAAAAGATGCCAATGAAGCCAGATTCAAAGATATGGGGTTCTTTGTTGAGTTCTTGCAGGACACACTGCAATCTTGAGATTGCTAGTATTGCTATGGAGCACCTTCTTGAGTTTGAACCAGATGACACAGGGAACTATGTGTTGCTTTCCAATATTTATGCAGATCTTGGGAAGTGGGAAGGGGTGTCGAGGATGAGGAAACTTATAAGAAGCAAGAGCATGAAGAAAATGCCGGGATGCAGCTCAATCGAGGTTAACAACGTTGTTCACGAGTTCATATCGGGTGATGATTCgaaaccattttcaaaagatatttttaggATGTTAGAGCTGCTAGCATTTCATCATGACAGAACCGATGATATTATAGAAGTTGCACGGGAAGACATAAGTCGGCAATTGTATTAA
- the LOC121263587 gene encoding putative pentatricopeptide repeat-containing protein At3g15130, producing MSERQIFANLLRSCSKNLLFEQGLQAHGAVVKTGLGFDLMLNNDLVDMYGKCGRMELACAVFDRMIERNVVSWTALMCGYLQNGNANGSLSLFRKMGSSGIKPNEFTFSTNLKASAILGTPENGMQIHSVCAKTGFEWVPAVANSIIDMYSKCGRISEAARMFNAMPVRNLISWNAMIAGYTLEGNGDRALLLFRKMQEQGEIPDEFTYTSTLKACSGLGAMQEGTQIHASLITRGFPYSVQKASAGALIDLYVKCEHLIKARRVFDQIDAKNVISWSALILGYAQEGNLVEAMDLFRQLRGSTYQVDGFVLSGLMGVFADFAHVEQGKQMHAYTIKVPYGLDISVANSMVDMYLKCGLTNEAERLFSEIPVRNVVSWTVMITGYGKHGLGKEAINLYNKMQAENIEPDGVTYLAVLSACSHAGLIKESQEYFSRLCSDRWIKPRVEHYACMVDLLGRAGRLKEAKNLIENMPLKPNVGIWQTLISACRAHGDLEMGREVGEILLRLDGNNPVNYVMMSNIFAEAGHWKDCERIRETVKRKGLQKEAGRSWVEIDKEVHFFYNGEDNHPLTERIHEVLKEMEKRIKENVGYNHGVRFALHDVEEESKEESLRVHSEKLAIGLALVCGGLDNEEENRVIRIFKNLRVCGDCHAFIKGLSKVLKVVFVVRDANRFHKFEGGFCSCGDYW from the coding sequence ATGAGTGAGCGACAAATATTTGCAAACCTGCTGCGGAGCTGTTCgaagaatttgttatttgaacAAGGATTGCAAGCTCACGGGGCTGTTGTGAAAACGGGACTTGGCTTTGACTTGATGCTGAACAATGATCTTGTTGATATGTATGGAAAATGCGGTAGGATGGAACTGGCTTGTGCTGTGTTTGATAGAATGATTGAAAGAAATGTGGTTTCATGGACAGCTCTTATGTGTGGCTACTTACAAAATGGTAATGCCAACGGGTCGTTATCACTTTTTCGGAAAATGGGTTCTTCGGGTATTAAGCCGAACGAGTTCACATTTTCAACCAACCTGAAAGCATCGGCGATTTTGGGAACTCCAGAGAATGGAATGCAGATCCATAGCGTTTGCGCTAAAACTGGGTTCGAATGGGTGCCTGCGGTGGCCAATTCTATCATTGACATGTACTCTAAATGTGGAAGAATTAGTGAGGCTGCACGAATGTTCAATGCTATGCCGGTTAGGAATCTTATCAGTTGGAATGCGATGATAGCTGGATACACACTTGAAGGAAATGGGGACAGAGCTCTACTTTTGTTTCGGAAAATGCAAGAACAGGGGGAAATCCCTGATGAATTCACGTATACAAGCACGTTAAAGGCCTGTAGTGGCCTCGGAGCCATGCAGGAAGGAACCCAAATTCATGCTTCCTTGATTACAAGAGGATTCCCCTATTCGGTTCAGAAAGCCAGTGCAGGTGCTCTAATTGATTTGTATGTCAAATGCGAGCACTTGATTAAAGCTCGGAGAGTATTTGATCAAATTGATGCAAAGAACGTGATATCTTGGAGTGCTCTAATTCTCGGTTATGCTCAAGAAGGCAATTTGGTAGAGGCCATGGACTTGTTTAGGCAGCTCAGGGGGAGCACATATCAAGTAGATGGATTTGTTCTCTCAGGCCTAATGGGTGTCTTTGCTGATTTTGCTCATGTGGAGCAAGGTAAGCAAATGCATGCCTACACCATCAAAGTCCCATATGGTCTAGACATATCAGTGGCCAATTCAATGGTGGATATGTATCTCAAGTGCGGGTTAACAAATGAGGCAGAAAGACTATTTAGCGAAATCCCGGTGAGAAATGTTGTGTCTTGGACAGTTATGATCACTGGTTATGGAAAGCATGGTCTGGGAAAAGAAGCAATCAATCTTTATAACAAAATGCAGGCGGAAAATATCGAGCCTGATGGTGTGACTTATTTGGCAGTGCTCTCGGCATGCAGCCATGCGGGACTCATCAAAGAAAGTCAAGAATACTTCTCAAGATTGTGTAGTGACCGGTGGATTAAACCAAGAGTAGAGCACTATGCTTGCATGGTTGATCTCCTTGGTCGAGCTGGGCGCTTAAAAGAAGCTAAAAATCTTATCGAGAACATGCCGCTAAAACCAAATGTAGGGATTTGGCAGACTCTGATTAGTGCTTGTAGAGCACACGGAGACCTGGAAATGGGGAGGGAAGTAGGAGAGATACTTCTCAGATTAGACGGCAACAATCCAGTCAACTATGTGATGATGTCTAATATCTTTGCTGAGGCAGGCCATTGGAAAGACTGTGAGAGAATAAGAGAAACAGTGAAGAGGAAGGGATTACAGAAAGAGGCAGGGCGTAGTTGGGTGGAGATTGACAAGGAGGTCCACTTTTTCTATAATGGAGAGGACAATCACCCGCTTACAGAGAGAATTCATGAGGTCTTGAAGGAAATGGAGAAGAGGATCAAAGAAAATGTGGGCTATAATCATGGGGTGAGGTTTGCGCTGCATgatgtggaagaggagtcgaaGGAGGAGAGCTTGAGAGTTCATAGTGAGAAGTTGGCAATTGGTTTGGCATTGGTTTGTGGCGGGTTGGataatgaagaagaaaatagggTGATCAGGATTTTCAAGAACTTAAGGGTTTGTGGGGATTGTCATGCCTTCATCAAAGGTTT